In the Portunus trituberculatus isolate SZX2019 chromosome 21, ASM1759143v1, whole genome shotgun sequence genome, one interval contains:
- the LOC123507022 gene encoding vascular endothelial growth factor receptor 1-like, which yields MPPSPDRLLLLLLLLASSTFLAGASKAVLGKPEIFPNRSEIVLEAGESLNLTCRAAHPVAWCSDHKFTTEHYEELYDETDDKAYISTLTIDAVNTSHVGYFSCVFNTSENRESNNCNVSDPSITSLYLFVKDLENFMVTLQNGMVLHTQVGESVVLPCRPTFPQVNMTLSKNYEPYTCESWEDCSYDPREGFTVWINEEYTHFTCIPVYYDRELAWIDIIIRAQKSLIEKPNQPTVDVEGDWQEDGREDTTVYYVREGTSVNLTCLYQFDDPPSTLKLEWNDNSSNKSGTHRIIRQVYSDTQDKGRYYEINNATMQDSGIYSCQAKKHHQYSDASRLNISVVAKDATYLTTTIFNRNVTKVEKNHPVQWEIIFIAHPEPVFQWKKQDKLLLDSRKKTSRNQRMNHEMKVTVEEASLSLFLHHPKLDDNGKYTLEAFLPGTNITTTTTMFLMIPGKPKDVVIKSLNDNQMFKEGDRFSLTCSAQVFGQVRFLFLSECVCVCVVQDGRGYNELREDSGMDEDDHSSMVKRSVHWIGVAQHPGSYLCKAENDQGQVYSSSKKFLVTDGESLVPIALRLEIGGEVRGVMGNTATVVEGDDFKLTCRANKVTAKAPLTWTLNNNPLDQATRKTWAMEVTDNDTRLSLVSTVRATSLPRSAGNFSIRCADQAGNHTDIVINLEEMVQPEWRGKKDPGKDYNRNKNDNLTLSCPADGTPRPKVTWKKGQELVQENNWRKIRNNYELFFEILSSSDTGKYTCEISNRAGNLSAFFNVTVNDPDDQKTLVILSIVGVLIVALVVMSVFLCRRIYQARKETLNLQLREQKMFIEGDPSSLNPDIPLEQQAELLPYNTKYEVSRDSIIFDKLLGTGAFGRVYRATALNLQPGEPHTTVAVKMMKSRTDCSQLKALRSEVKIMIHIGRHANIVNLLGACSKDLASKGELLLLVEYCKHGNILDYMRRHRRDFVNQINAEDKIDPTFREPRPRHRSDSSSRSHTSHGLKYTHLNFHQDNVFYGTTQASDGPTATSPNLLSPAMTDGDAGCRPFRARTVSASSTTHHMASDNSFLPCETSTGTSDGYLSAHSLNTSHVLCSTNLLEWAYQIAKGMEYLAFKKVLHGDLAARNVLLAENNVVKISDFGLAKDIYKNNNYKKVTNGPVPVKWLAVECLRDGVFSTQSDVWSFGVVLWEIFSLGQIPYSCSEFDESFILKLEKGIRLEQPRYSTYGLYRLMLECWNTEPMERPSFTSLEASLGDMLGEVQRQNYLQLTEAYEENVSSEFLDLLASQDYSAKMRQPTPLPNEDGYEMPFSPGVAPQLTVQADRLSTPTRLTNRQKEYLCAVEGEHSASSYVPMSADRTDAKTVFDFDDETVACIMGRPEKEEYGNQDLYLRMDKPSPEPHTPDAVNGRQHSPRRTILKSISSQGSQRGRHRQLTKHDSGVYSPTVLAHTNPEYLAMSTLLSTDDHNYIDTGASEANGRVYANLSTGNADKARQYVGDTKCAAEYANLIPQDSGCDRTESDTSSGVDSIEGSSPPRGIEIDKFNVPPIPEEALVV from the exons ATGCCGCCCTCCCCCgaccgcctcctccttctcctcctcctcctcgcttcctcTACCTTCCTCGCAG GGGCGTCGAAAGCGGTGCTGGGAAAACCGGAGATCTTCCCGAACCGAAGCGAGATTGTACTGGAGGCCGGAGAGTCACTTAACCTGACGTGCCGCGCCGCCCACCCCGTCGCCTGGTGTAGTGACCATAAATTCACCACC GAACACTATGAGGAGCTTTACGATGAAACGGACGACAAAGCGTACATCAGCACACTCACG ATCGATGCAGTCAACACATCCCACGTTGGTTATTTCTCCTGCGTCTTCAACACCAGCGAGAACAGGGAGAGCAATAACTGCAATGTCAGCGACCCATCCATCACCTCCCTCTACTTGTTCGTCAAAG ACCTGGAAAATTTCATGGTGACGCTTCAGAATGGCATGGTGCTGCACACACAGGTGGGGGAATCTGTCGTCCTTCCCTGCAGGCCCACCTTCCCTCAAGTGAACATGACCCTTAGCAAGAACTACGAGCCCTAC ACATGTGAGTCATGGGAGGATTGTAGTTACGACCCGCGGGAAGGCTTCACCGTCTGGATCAATGAGGAGTACACCCACTTCACCTGCATACCGGTGTACTACGACCGCGAGTTAGCTTGGATTGACATTATCATCCGAGCCCAAAAGA GTTTGATCGAGAAGCCTAACCAGCCCACGGTGGATGTGGAGGGCGACTGGCAGGAAGATGGGCGGGAGGACACCACTGTGTACTACGTGAGGGAAGGCACCAGTGTTAACCTCACTTGTCTCTACCAATTCGATGATCCACCCTCGACATTGAAACTTGAGTGGAATGACAATTCATCAAACAAA AGCGGCACTCACAGGATCATAAGGCAAGTCTACAGCGACACACAAGATAAAGGCCGATACTATGAGATCAACAATGCCACAATGCAAGATTCCGGGATATATTCGTGTCAGGCAAAGAAGCATCACCAGTATTCTGATGCCTCAAGACTCAACATCAGTgtcgtag CCAAGGATGCCAcatacctcaccaccaccatcttcaacCGTAACGTGACGAAGGTGGAGAAGAACCATCCAGTCCAGTGGGAGATTATCTTCATAGCACACCCAGAACCAGTCTTTCAGTGGAAGAAACAAGATAAACTGCTGCTAGACTCCAGGAAGAAAACGTCAAGAAACCAGCGCATGAATCACGAGATGAAGGTGACGGTGGAGGAGGCGTCACTGTCACTCTTCTTGCACCACCCGAAACTGGATGACAATGGGAAGTACACTCTGGAAGCGTTCCTACCCggcaccaacatcaccaccaccaccaccatgttccTCATGATTCCAG GCAAGCCTAAAGATGTGGTGATAAAGAGTCTTAACGACAACCAGATGTTCAAGGAGGGGGACAGATTCAGCCTCACGTGTTCAGCGCAAG TGTTTGGACAAGTCCGCTTCTTGTtcctgagtgagtgtgtttgtgtttgtgttgtgcagGACGGTCGCGGATACAATGAGCTGAGGGAGGACAGCGGCATGGACGAGGACGACCACAGCAGCATGGTGAAGCGAAGCGTCCACTGGATCGGTGTTGCTCAACACCCTGGATCGTACCT GTGCAAGGCGGAAAATGACCAGGGACAAGTATATTCTTCCAGTAAGAAGTTCCTGGTGACGG ACGGAGAGTCTCTGGTGCCCATTGCGTTGAGGTTGGAAATCGGTGGCGAGGTGAGGGGCGTGATGGGCAACACCGCCACTGTAGTGGAGGGAGACGACTTCAAGCTCACCTGTCGGGCCAACAAGGTGACGGCTAAAGCACCGCTCACCTGGACTCTCAACAACAACCCTCTAGATCAGGCTACTAGGAAGACTTGGGCCATGGAGGTCACCG ACAATGACACCCGCCTGTCCCTCGTGTCGACGGTGAGGGCCACAAGCCTCCCTCGCAGTGCTGGGAACTTCTCCATCAGGTGTGCAGACCAAGCTGGCAACCACACTGACATCGTCATCAACTTGGAAG AGATGGTCCAGccggaatggagaggaaagaaggatccGGGGAAGGACTACAACAGGAACAAGAATGACAACCTGACACTGAGCTGTCCGGCCGACGGCACTCCTCGTCCCAAGGTCACCTGGAagaag GGACAAGAGCTTGTACAGGAAAATAACTGGCGAAAGATAAGAAACAATTACGAACTCTTCTTTGAAATCTTGTCGTCCTCAGATACTGGAAAATACACGTGTGAG ATCAGCAACAGAGCGGGAAATCTGTCAGCCTTCTTCAACGTGACCGTGAACGATCCCGATGACCAGAAGACTTTGGTGATTCTGTCCATAGTGGGCGTGCTCATCGTGGCCTTGGTGGTGATGAGCGTGTTCCTCTGCAGGAGGATCTACCAGGCCAGG AAAGAGACACTGAACCTACAACTTCGCGAGCAGAAGATGTTTATAGAGGGAGACCCGAGCAGTCTTAACCCTGACATTCCGCTGGAGCAACAAGCTGAGCTGCTGCCGTACAACACCAAGTACGAGGTGTCCAGGGACTCCATCATCTTTG ACAAACTGCTGGGGACAGGAGCATTCGGGAGGGTGTACCGCGCCACGGCGCTCAACCTCCAGCCCGGCGAGCCGCACACCACCGTGGCTGTCAAGATGATGAAGTCCCGCACTGACTGCTCGCAACTCAAAGCTCTGCGCTCCGAGGTGAAAATCATGATCCACATCGGAAGGCACGCCAATATCGTCAATCTCCTCGGTGCTTGCTCCAAGGACCTCGCTTCCAAAG gggagctgctgctgctggtggaaTACTGCAAGCATGGCAACATCCTCGACTACATGCGCCGCCATCGCCGCGACTTCGTCAACCAAATCAACGCTGAAGACAAGATCGATCCGACTTTCCGCGAGCCGCGACCTAGACACAGGAGTGACTCCAGCTCAAG GAGCCACACTTCCCATGGTCTCAAGTACACACACCTCAACTTCCACCAAGACAACGTGTTTTACGGCACCACTCAGGCTTCTGACGGACCCACAGCCACGTCTCCAAACCTTCTGTCCCCCGCCATGACTGACGGCGACGCTGGCTGTCGCCCATTCCGAGCCAGGACCGTGTCGgcttcctccaccacccaccacatgGCCTCCGACAACAGCTTCCTTCCCTGCG AGACCAGCACTGGCACGTCAGACGGATACCTCAGTGCCCACTCCTTGAATACTTCCCATGTACTCTGCTCCACTAACCTGCTGGAGTGGGCCTACCAGATCGCCAAGGGCATGGAGTACCTGGCATtcaagaag GTGCTGCACGGCGACTTGGCTGCCAGAAACGTACTTTTGGCTGAAAACAATGTCGTCAAAATCAGCGACTTTGGACTTGCGAAGGACATCTATAAGAACAATAATTACAAGAAAGTTACCAAT GGTCCCGTGCCGGTGAAGTGGCTGGCTGTGGAGTGTCTGCGGGACGGGGTGTTCTCCACGCAGAGTGATGTTTGGTCCTTTGGCGTGGTGCTGTGGGAGATCTTCAGCCTCGGACAAATTCCGTACTCGTGTAGCGAGTTCGACGAAAGCTTCATCCTTAAGCTGGAGAAAGGCATCCGCCTTGAGCAACCCCGCTACTCCACCTACGGCCT GTACCGCCTGATGTTGGAATGCTGGAACACTGAGCCCATGGAACGACCTTCCTTCACCAGCCTGGAGGCCAGTCTGGGAGACATGCTGGGCGAGGTACAACGACAA AACTATCTACAGCTCACTGAGGCCTACGAGGAGAATGTTTCAAGTGAGTTTCTGGACTTACTCGCAAGTCAAGACTACTCGGCCAAGATGCGCCAGCCCACACCGCTACCTAACGAGGATGGCTACGAGATGCCCTTCAGTCCCGGTGTGGCGCCTCAACTGACGGTGCAGGCCGACCGCCTCTCCACACCGACCCGCCTCACAAACCGACAGAAAGAGTACCTCTGCGCTGTGGAAGGCGAACACTCCGCCAGCTCTTACGTGCCCATGTCCGCTGACCGCACTGACGCCAAAACCGTGTTCGATTTTGAcgacgagacggtggcgtgcaTCATGGGCCGCCCTGAGAAAGAAGAATACGGTAACCAAGACCTTTACCTGAGGATGGACAAGCCTTCACCGGAGCCCCACACTCCAGATGCCGTCAACGGACGTCAACACTCTCCACGCCGCACCATTCTCAAGAGCATTTCATCACAGGGATCCCAACGTGGTCGACACCGACAACTGACTAAACACGACAGTGGCGTGTACAGCCCCACCGTTCTGGCACACACCAACCCAGAGTACTTGGCTATGAGCACCCTGCTGTCGACCGACGACCACAACTACATAGACACAGGGGCCAGCGAAGCTAACGGTCGTGTATACGCCAACCTCAGCACCGGTAACGCTGACAAGGCGCGTCAGTATGTAGGTGACACCAAATGCGCCGCTGAATACGCCAATCTCATCCCACAGGACTCTGGGTGTGACCGTACTGAATCAGACACCTCAAGTGGAGTGGACTCTATAGAGGGGAGCAGTCCGCCTCGAGGGATAGAGATAGACAAATTCAATGTCCCGCCCATCCCAGAGGAGGCCCTGGTTGTGTAA